GACATATCCATCCCTTCGAAAATCACTAACAAACGTTTATTGTTTTTGATGGTCCACACTTGAAGCTTGACCAGTTCATGCTGTAATCTATAAAGCTCTTTTTCATAAAAACTCCGCTTTATACGGCCGCTTTTTTTAAACACTTTGGAATGTTTTTTCGTATGCTCTGTCAATTGGTCCGAAAATTTGGCTATCTGTGCTTTCACTTCATATCCTTATGTATTTCTCTTGGAATCTTCTTACTGGTTTGTGCTCCAAGCTCTTTGAGCTGTTCCACCTGTCTCACAAGGTTGCCTTTGCCGTCACTAAGTTTACTTCTTGCGGCATTAAAACTGTTTTGAACCATATCAATCTGTTTGGATATCTTAACCAAGTCTTCTGAAAATCCGACAAATTTATCATACATTGCACCAGCACGTCTTGCGATCTCTTTGGCATTCTGATTTTGCCGTTCATGTTTCCATACATTCTCCACTGCACGCATCGCTACAAGCAGTGTCGTCGGTCCGACTAAAAGGATCTTCTTTTTAAATGCCTCATCATACAAAGAGCTATCATGTTCCAAAGCAACCGCCAATGCACCTTCAATAGGCATAAACATAAAGATAAAGTCCAGAGTTTGTACTTCTTTTAATCGCTCATAGTTTTTTGCTGCAAGAAGGTTAACATGAGCCCTGATCGAGTCTAAATGAGACTTTAGATAACTTGCTTTTTTCACTTCATCGTGTGCATTGATATATCGCTCGTATGCCACCAAAGAAGTTTTTGCATCGATAATGAGATCACGTGCATCGGGAAGGTGTACAATCACATCCGGTCTAAGGACATCGCCATCCTCTGTACTCAAACTTACTTCACGTTCAAACTCATATCCTTTTCGAAGCCCTGAAGCTTCAAGAACATGTTCTAACACCATCTCTCCCCATACACCCTGTTTTTTACTCTCACCCTTGAGCGCTTTGGTAAGATTGATAGCATCCTGACTGATCTTTTGATTGAGCTCTTTTAGGGAATGAATCTCATTTTTCAAAACTGCCCGATCCTGACTCTCTGCATTATAAGTATCAGAGACCTGTTTTTTAAACTCTGCAATCTGTATTTGTAAAGGTTTGATCATGTTATCCAAGTTCTCTTTGGAAAATTCGGCAAATTTCTGAGAGTTGCCTTCAAAGACTTTTTTTGCCAATGCTTCAAACTCATTCTTAAGCTCTTGCTTATGAGCCTTCATAAGCTCCATTTGGTTGGTCGCATGTCTTGTTTCACTCTCAAGCTTGGTAAGAAGCCTTGCATTATTAGTATGATACTTGCTATTGTCTTCTCTTAATTTTTCGTTCTGCTCCACCGCTACTTTATATTCTTGCAAAAGGTTGTCATACCTCTCTTCACTGTTTTGCAGTTTTACCGTGGTTTCACTTATCAGTTTTTCAAGA
This is a stretch of genomic DNA from Sulfurovum zhangzhouensis. It encodes these proteins:
- the rmuC gene encoding DNA recombination protein RmuC produces the protein MNGLLAKMQDDSALMLLIGIAIVVLLIIVLVVVVFSTKSKTLADKLYDLRQIDSEKDEKISTLEQELQIYQLRDASQRQELQQFKETKEALKQLQDAKAELDNRHNTLEKLISETTVKLQNSEERYDNLLQEYKVAVEQNEKLREDNSKYHTNNARLLTKLESETRHATNQMELMKAHKQELKNEFEALAKKVFEGNSQKFAEFSKENLDNMIKPLQIQIAEFKKQVSDTYNAESQDRAVLKNEIHSLKELNQKISQDAINLTKALKGESKKQGVWGEMVLEHVLEASGLRKGYEFEREVSLSTEDGDVLRPDVIVHLPDARDLIIDAKTSLVAYERYINAHDEVKKASYLKSHLDSIRAHVNLLAAKNYERLKEVQTLDFIFMFMPIEGALAVALEHDSSLYDEAFKKKILLVGPTTLLVAMRAVENVWKHERQNQNAKEIARRAGAMYDKFVGFSEDLVKISKQIDMVQNSFNAARSKLSDGKGNLVRQVEQLKELGAQTSKKIPREIHKDMK